The following nucleotide sequence is from Pseudonocardia abyssalis.
GCCGGACATCCCCACGGCCGGCGGCCCCGCCACGACCCGAGAGATGACGAAGCGATGAGCATCCTGACCCCCCTGCGCAGCACCCCGTCCCTGCCCGGCCGCGCGGCTCGCCCGCAGCGTGTACGCCGTTGGGATCGCATCATGGGCCTCAACGCCCGCAACCAGCTGATCGCCCGTGCGAACCCACCCCAGGCCGTCCGCCTGGTGAACGACAAGGTGGCCACCAAGCGGGTCCTGACCGCGCACGACGTGCCGGTCGCCGACACCCTGCTGGTCATCGACTCCCGGTGCATGCTCGCCCGCACGGACTGGGCCGCACTGCCGGACTCGTTCGCTCTCAAACCGAGCCAGAGCCTGGGAGGTTCGGGGATCCTGCTGGCCGCCCGGCGCAACCCGGCCGGTGACGGGTGGGAATCCGCCTCGGGCCGCCCGATCACCGTCGGCGACGTGCGCGAGCACGTCCGCTGCATCCTCGACGGCGAGTACTCGCCCCGCGGTGACGACGTCGCTTTCGTCGAACCGCTGATCCGCGCGCACCCCGTGCTGGACGACATGTCGTTCCGCGGGCTGCCCGACATCCGGGTCATCTGCGTGGACGACCAACCTCTCACCGCGATGCTGCGGCTGCCCACCTCGGCCAGCGGCGGGCGCGCGAACCTGCACCAGAAGGCCATCGGCGCGTCCGTGGACCTGGCGACCGGGACCGTCGAGCGAGCCTGGATGGGCGGGGACTCGATCGACACCCACCCCGACACCGGCAACCGGCTGACCGGGCGCCGGGTCCCGCACTGGGAGACGGTGATCGACGCGGCCCGCCGCTGCTCCGCCGCGACCGGCCTGCGCTACCTCGGCGCCGACGTCGTCGTCGACGCCGACCGCGGACCGATGTTGC
It contains:
- a CDS encoding sugar-transfer associated ATP-grasp domain-containing protein; protein product: MGLNARNQLIARANPPQAVRLVNDKVATKRVLTAHDVPVADTLLVIDSRCMLARTDWAALPDSFALKPSQSLGGSGILLAARRNPAGDGWESASGRPITVGDVREHVRCILDGEYSPRGDDVAFVEPLIRAHPVLDDMSFRGLPDIRVICVDDQPLTAMLRLPTSASGGRANLHQKAIGASVDLATGTVERAWMGGDSIDTHPDTGNRLTGRRVPHWETVIDAARRCSAATGLRYLGADVVVDADRGPMLLEVNARPGLQIQNVTGRGLLDILPPDVAA